One window from the genome of Dyadobacter sp. CECT 9275 encodes:
- a CDS encoding fatty acyl-AMP ligase — MFILDKLKNYADKYPDKIVYGYVSKEETLSEQVTYKQLWEEVSSLAPQLRERYTATARVIILLPTESSFIKTFLACLHAGLVAVPCPIGFSESGITRVLNIIRDCDASGIITNQKTHKMLFQRQTSASKTLGDYEIDWLFTENLNPVFPVHETEEISINENLPAYLQYTSGSTSLPKGVMISHANLMANLNAINIWFGRTADDTSVTWLPHYHDMGLVDGLLSPLYTGGTGMVIPPLFFIGKPYLWLGTISRYKAGFTGGPGFGIDHCVARIPQDQLSQLDLSSLKVLYVGAEPIRASSLEQFAETMKPTGFNAGSLVPAYGLAEATLAISLDFPGRPVEYKTIANDTTKKIVGCGPLVEKTEVVIVNPETKIIVKESENGEIWATGDSIAQGYWNNPAATKEIFGAYTDSGEGPFLRTGDLGFMSEGRLFITGRLKELIIIRGVNYYPQDIEEVVSQSHEEIQPNATAAFSVETDQGEALMIVSEVRRTSQNSDEFENIKLKIAHQVGIAFGLIPHEIMLIQTGKLPKTSSGKIQRLKAREIFAS, encoded by the coding sequence ATGTTCATACTCGACAAACTAAAAAATTACGCAGACAAGTATCCGGATAAAATTGTTTACGGTTATGTAAGTAAGGAGGAAACGCTCTCTGAACAGGTGACTTACAAACAATTGTGGGAAGAGGTCTCTTCTCTGGCTCCTCAGCTACGTGAACGTTACACTGCCACAGCAAGGGTAATCATACTTTTGCCCACCGAATCATCTTTCATCAAAACATTTCTAGCCTGCCTGCATGCCGGACTTGTGGCTGTTCCATGCCCTATCGGCTTTTCGGAATCGGGTATTACCCGGGTACTGAACATCATCAGGGACTGCGATGCCTCAGGAATTATTACCAATCAGAAAACTCATAAAATGCTTTTCCAAAGGCAGACCAGCGCCTCAAAAACACTGGGCGATTATGAGATAGACTGGCTTTTCACTGAAAATCTGAACCCTGTTTTCCCGGTTCATGAAACCGAGGAAATCAGTATTAATGAGAACCTGCCAGCCTACCTGCAGTACACTTCCGGTTCAACGAGCCTGCCCAAAGGGGTAATGATAAGCCATGCCAACCTGATGGCCAATCTGAACGCAATCAACATCTGGTTTGGCCGTACTGCGGATGATACCTCCGTTACCTGGCTGCCGCACTACCATGACATGGGGCTGGTCGACGGGCTCCTGTCGCCCTTGTATACCGGCGGGACGGGAATGGTCATTCCTCCGCTTTTCTTTATCGGAAAACCATATCTGTGGCTGGGCACCATAAGCCGTTACAAAGCCGGATTTACAGGAGGGCCTGGATTTGGCATAGATCACTGCGTTGCGCGTATTCCGCAGGATCAGCTGTCTCAACTGGATCTCAGTTCGTTAAAAGTGCTCTATGTTGGCGCCGAGCCAATCAGAGCTTCCAGCCTGGAGCAGTTTGCCGAAACCATGAAACCAACCGGTTTCAACGCCGGGTCGCTTGTTCCCGCTTATGGACTTGCAGAAGCCACGCTCGCGATAAGCCTGGATTTCCCGGGAAGACCAGTGGAGTACAAAACCATTGCAAATGACACAACGAAAAAAATCGTAGGCTGCGGCCCTCTGGTAGAAAAAACGGAGGTGGTAATTGTAAATCCCGAAACCAAAATCATTGTAAAAGAATCAGAAAACGGGGAAATCTGGGCCACAGGGGATAGCATTGCGCAGGGCTACTGGAACAACCCAGCCGCCACCAAAGAAATTTTCGGTGCCTATACCGATTCCGGTGAGGGCCCCTTTCTAAGAACGGGGGATCTGGGTTTTATGTCAGAAGGAAGACTTTTTATAACCGGCCGGCTCAAAGAGCTCATCATCATCCGGGGCGTCAATTATTATCCGCAGGATATAGAGGAAGTAGTTTCACAAAGTCATGAGGAAATTCAGCCGAACGCCACCGCCGCATTCTCTGTTGAAACCGATCAGGGAGAGGCCTTGATGATAGTGAGTGAAGTACGAAGAACCAGTCAGAATTCCGATGAATTTGAGAATATCAAACTAAAAATCGCTCATCAGGTTGGAATAGCCTTTGGACTTATTCCGCACGAAATCATGCTGATTCAGACAGGGAAACTTCCGAAAACATCGAGTGGAAAAATTCAGAGGCTGAAAGCCCGTGAGATATTTGCGTCTTAA
- a CDS encoding acyl carrier protein, producing the protein MKKSSLEIANWLAARIAHYAQVDPETINIETEIAVYRLDSLLMVNITSELEEWLGTEVNPTLLWEMRTIAATADWIVENEDI; encoded by the coding sequence ATGAAAAAGTCTTCGCTTGAAATTGCTAACTGGTTGGCCGCTCGCATAGCACATTATGCGCAGGTGGATCCAGAAACCATCAACATTGAAACTGAAATTGCCGTCTACCGCCTTGATTCACTTTTAATGGTAAATATCACTTCCGAACTGGAAGAATGGCTTGGTACGGAAGTAAATCCAACGCTGCTGTGGGAAATGAGAACCATCGCTGCCACCGCTGACTGGATAGTCGAAAATGAAGATATCTGA
- a CDS encoding sodium:solute symporter family protein, whose product MLAFSIIAYLLINLGVGFWASRRISTTSDFVLAGRSLPLFLAASATFATWFGSETVMGAPTEFIEKGMQGIIEDPFGAALCLFLVGIFFARRLYSMNIITFCDFFKIRFGRSAELLSAMLIIPSYFSWIAAQLLAMGIVLKVLLGWSIVSCILLSSVVVVLYTIWGGMWSISITDFVQTVMIILGLLIVSISLYLKIDDLKILTKDTPPDFFRFLPPPDFKSYVAYFAAWITIGLGSIPQQDVFQRVMSAKSASVSVKATLLSSVLYFTVALLPIFIGYTGTKLYPEMAKQGQMIIPNMILLHTSLPIQILFFGALVSAILSTTSSAIMAPATVLGENIVKFFRPDLSDKQLLNIIRIGILVITLSCIYMATTSESIFDLVAESSAFSLVSLFVPLAAGVYWKRASQAGSLISMTSGLAVWLLCSFVGTEYPSLIYGLLSSLGGMLLGSFLIKPKTEPAGKI is encoded by the coding sequence ATGCTGGCATTTTCCATCATCGCGTACCTGCTGATAAATCTGGGTGTAGGATTCTGGGCGTCCCGAAGGATATCCACTACCTCAGATTTTGTACTGGCAGGCAGGAGTTTACCGCTTTTTCTGGCAGCCTCTGCTACTTTTGCAACCTGGTTCGGTTCAGAAACCGTTATGGGAGCCCCCACTGAGTTCATTGAAAAGGGGATGCAGGGGATTATCGAAGATCCTTTTGGTGCCGCCTTGTGCCTTTTTCTAGTAGGCATTTTTTTTGCGAGGCGGTTATACAGCATGAATATCATCACGTTTTGTGATTTTTTCAAAATACGCTTCGGACGTTCGGCGGAGCTGCTTTCGGCGATGCTCATCATTCCCTCCTACTTCAGCTGGATAGCTGCCCAATTGCTCGCAATGGGCATTGTATTAAAGGTTTTACTGGGCTGGAGCATTGTAAGCTGTATCCTGCTCAGCTCGGTTGTAGTGGTATTGTATACGATATGGGGTGGTATGTGGTCTATTTCCATTACTGATTTCGTTCAAACCGTTATGATCATCCTCGGTCTGTTGATCGTTTCTATTTCACTTTACCTGAAAATTGATGACCTTAAAATTCTGACAAAAGATACTCCACCAGATTTTTTCCGTTTCCTCCCGCCACCCGACTTTAAAAGTTATGTAGCCTATTTTGCTGCATGGATCACCATTGGCCTTGGATCCATCCCCCAGCAGGATGTATTCCAGAGGGTGATGTCAGCAAAATCGGCCTCGGTATCAGTGAAGGCGACTTTACTATCATCTGTACTCTATTTCACCGTAGCGCTACTCCCCATATTCATTGGTTACACCGGAACAAAGCTCTACCCGGAAATGGCAAAGCAGGGGCAAATGATTATCCCTAACATGATTCTTCTGCACACAAGTCTTCCCATTCAGATTCTGTTTTTTGGCGCACTCGTTTCTGCTATACTGAGTACCACAAGTAGTGCCATTATGGCCCCGGCCACGGTACTGGGCGAAAACATTGTAAAGTTTTTCCGTCCGGATCTTTCCGATAAACAGCTGTTGAATATCATCCGTATAGGTATCCTGGTTATCACCCTGAGCTGTATCTACATGGCCACTACAAGCGAAAGTATTTTTGACCTCGTAGCAGAGTCATCCGCATTCAGCCTGGTTTCGTTATTTGTTCCGCTGGCAGCCGGCGTATATTGGAAGAGGGCAAGCCAGGCAGGAAGCCTCATTTCCATGACATCGGGGCTGGCTGTGTGGCTGCTCTGCAGCTTTGTCGGAACTGAATACCCCTCGTTGATTTATGGCCTGCTTTCCAGCCTGGGAGGAATGCTGCTCGGAAGTTTCCTGATCAAACCCAAAACGGAGCCCGCAGGAAAAATCTGA